Proteins found in one Streptococcus iniae genomic segment:
- the rpsF gene encoding 30S ribosomal protein S6 has product MAKYEILYIIRPNIEEEAKNALVSRFDSILTDNGATVVESKDWEKRRLAYEINDFREGLYHIVNVEATDAVALSEFDRLSKINGDILRHMIVKLDA; this is encoded by the coding sequence ATGGCTAAATACGAAATTCTTTATATCATTCGTCCAAACATTGAAGAAGAAGCAAAAAACGCTTTGGTATCACGCTTTGACTCTATCTTAACTGACAATGGTGCAACTGTTGTTGAATCAAAAGATTGGGAAAAACGTCGTCTTGCATACGAAATCAATGATTTCCGTGAAGGACTTTACCACATCGTTAACGTTGAAGCGACTGACGCTGTAGCTCTTAGTGAGTTTGACCGTCTTTCAAAAATCAACGGTGACATTCTTCGTCACATGATCGTTAAACTTGATGCTTAA